A single window of Callithrix jacchus isolate 240 chromosome 6, calJac240_pri, whole genome shotgun sequence DNA harbors:
- the PNKD gene encoding putative thioesterase PNKD isoform X3 translates to MAAVVAATALKGRGARNARVLRGILAGATANKASHNRIRALQSHSSPEGKEEPEPLSPELEYIPRKRGKNPMKAVGLAWAIGFPCGILLFILTKREVDKDRVKQMKARQNMRVSNTGEYESQRFRVSSQRAPSPDVGSGMQT, encoded by the exons ATGGCGGCGGTGGTAGCTGCTACGGCGTTGAAGGGCCGGGGGGCGAGAAATGCCCGCGTCCTCCGGG GGATTCTCGCAGGAGCCACAGCTAACAAGGCTTCCCATAATAGGATCCGGGCACTGCAAAGCCACAGCTCCCCAGAGGGCAAGGAGGAACCTGAACCCCTATCCCCCGAGCTGGAATACATTCCCAGAAAGAGGGGCAAGAACCCCATGAAAGCTGTGGGACTGGCCTG GGCCATCGGCTTCCCTTGTGGTATCCTCCTCTTCATCCTCACCAAGCGGGAAGTGGACAAGGACCGTGTGAAGCAGATGAAGGCTCGGCAGAACATGCGGGTGTCCAACACGGGCGAGTATGAGAGCCAGAGGTTCAGGGTCTCCTCCCAACGTGCCCCGTCCCCTGATGTTGGGTCTGGGATGCAGACCTGA
- the AAMP gene encoding angio-associated migratory cell protein isoform X2, with protein sequence MESESESGAAADTPPLETLSFHGDEEIIEVVELDPGPPDPDDLAQEMEDVDFEEEEEEEGNEEGWVVEPQEGVVGSMEGPDDSEVTFALHSASVFCVSLDPKTNTLAVTGGEDDKAFVWRLSDGELLFECAGHKDSVTCAGFSHDSTLVATGDMSGLLKVWQVDTKEEIWSFEAGDLEWMEWHPRAPVLLAGTADGNTWMWKVPNGDCKTFQGPNCPATCGRVLPDGKRAVVGYEDGTIRIWDLKQGSPIHVLKGTEGHQGPLTCVATNQDGSLILTGSVDCQAKLVSATTGKVVGVFRPETVASQPSLGEGEESESNSVESLGFCSVMPLAAVGYLDGTLAIYDLATQTLRHQCQHQSGIVQLLWEAGTAVVYTCSLDGIVRLWDARTGRLLTDYRGHTAEILDFALSKDASLVVTTSGDHKAKVFCVQRPDR encoded by the exons ATGGAGTCCGAATCGGAAAGCGGGGCTGCTGCTGACACCCCCCCACTGGAGACCCTAAGCTTCCATGGTGATGAAGAGATTATCGAGGTGGTAGAACTTGATCCCGGTCCGCCGGACCCAG ATGACCTGGCCCAGGAGATGGAAGATGTGGActttgaggaagaagaggaggaagagggcaaCGAAGAGGGCTGGGTTGTGGAACCCCAGGAAGGGGTGGTCGGCAGCATGGAGGGCCCTGACGATAGCGAGGTCACCTTTGCGTTACACTCAG CATCTGTGTTTTGTGTGAGCCTGGATCCCAAGACCAACACTTTGGCCGTGACTGGGGGTGAAGATGACAAAGCATTCGTGTGGAGGCTCAGTGATGGGGAGCTGCTGTTTGAGTGTGCAG GCCATAAAGACTCCGTGACTTGTGCTGGTTTCAGCCATGACTCCACTCTAGTCGCCACAGGGGACATGAGTGGCCTCTTGAAAGTGTGGCAGGTGGACACTAAGGAGGAGATCTGGTCCTTTGAAGCGGGAGATCTGGAG TGGATGGAGTGGCACCCTCGGGCACCTGTCCTACTTGCGGGCACCGCTGACGGCAACACCTGGATGTGGAAAGTCCCAAACGGTGACTGCAAGACCTTCCAGGGCCCCAACTGTCCCGCCACCTGTGGCCGAGTCCTCCCTGATG GGAAGAGAGCTGTGGTAGGCTATGAAGATGGCACCATCAGGATTTGGGACCTGAAGCAGGGAAGCCCCATCCACGTGCTGAAAG GGACTGAGGGCCACCAGGGCCCACTGACCTGTGTTGCCACCAACCAGGATGGCAGCCTGATCCTAACTGGCTCTGTGGACTGCCAGGCCAAGCTGGTCAGTGCCACCACCGGCAAG GTGGTGGGTGTTTTTCGACCTGAAACTGTggcctcccagcccagcctgggagaaggggaggagagtgAGTCCAATTCGGTGGAGTCCTTGGGCTTTTGCAGCGT GATGCCTCTGGCAGCTGTCGGCTACCTAGATGGGACCTTGGCCATCTATGACTTGGCTACGCAGACTCTTAGGCATCAGTGCCAGCACCAG TCGGGCATcgtgcagctgctgtgggaagCAGGCACCGCCGTGGTTTACACCTGCAGCCTGGATGGGATCGTGCGCCTCTGGGATGCCCGGACTGGCCGCCTACTTACCGACTACCGGGGCCACACGGCTGAGATCCTGGACTTCGCTCTCAGCAA AGATGCCTCCCTGGTGGTGACCACATCAGGAGACCACAAAGCGAAAGTATTTTGTGTCCAGAGGCCTGATCGTTAA
- the AAMP gene encoding angio-associated migratory cell protein isoform X1, giving the protein MESESESGAAADTPPLETLSFHGDEEIIEVVELDPGPPDPADDLAQEMEDVDFEEEEEEEGNEEGWVVEPQEGVVGSMEGPDDSEVTFALHSASVFCVSLDPKTNTLAVTGGEDDKAFVWRLSDGELLFECAGHKDSVTCAGFSHDSTLVATGDMSGLLKVWQVDTKEEIWSFEAGDLEWMEWHPRAPVLLAGTADGNTWMWKVPNGDCKTFQGPNCPATCGRVLPDGKRAVVGYEDGTIRIWDLKQGSPIHVLKGTEGHQGPLTCVATNQDGSLILTGSVDCQAKLVSATTGKVVGVFRPETVASQPSLGEGEESESNSVESLGFCSVMPLAAVGYLDGTLAIYDLATQTLRHQCQHQSGIVQLLWEAGTAVVYTCSLDGIVRLWDARTGRLLTDYRGHTAEILDFALSKDASLVVTTSGDHKAKVFCVQRPDR; this is encoded by the exons ATGGAGTCCGAATCGGAAAGCGGGGCTGCTGCTGACACCCCCCCACTGGAGACCCTAAGCTTCCATGGTGATGAAGAGATTATCGAGGTGGTAGAACTTGATCCCGGTCCGCCGGACCCAG CAGATGACCTGGCCCAGGAGATGGAAGATGTGGActttgaggaagaagaggaggaagagggcaaCGAAGAGGGCTGGGTTGTGGAACCCCAGGAAGGGGTGGTCGGCAGCATGGAGGGCCCTGACGATAGCGAGGTCACCTTTGCGTTACACTCAG CATCTGTGTTTTGTGTGAGCCTGGATCCCAAGACCAACACTTTGGCCGTGACTGGGGGTGAAGATGACAAAGCATTCGTGTGGAGGCTCAGTGATGGGGAGCTGCTGTTTGAGTGTGCAG GCCATAAAGACTCCGTGACTTGTGCTGGTTTCAGCCATGACTCCACTCTAGTCGCCACAGGGGACATGAGTGGCCTCTTGAAAGTGTGGCAGGTGGACACTAAGGAGGAGATCTGGTCCTTTGAAGCGGGAGATCTGGAG TGGATGGAGTGGCACCCTCGGGCACCTGTCCTACTTGCGGGCACCGCTGACGGCAACACCTGGATGTGGAAAGTCCCAAACGGTGACTGCAAGACCTTCCAGGGCCCCAACTGTCCCGCCACCTGTGGCCGAGTCCTCCCTGATG GGAAGAGAGCTGTGGTAGGCTATGAAGATGGCACCATCAGGATTTGGGACCTGAAGCAGGGAAGCCCCATCCACGTGCTGAAAG GGACTGAGGGCCACCAGGGCCCACTGACCTGTGTTGCCACCAACCAGGATGGCAGCCTGATCCTAACTGGCTCTGTGGACTGCCAGGCCAAGCTGGTCAGTGCCACCACCGGCAAG GTGGTGGGTGTTTTTCGACCTGAAACTGTggcctcccagcccagcctgggagaaggggaggagagtgAGTCCAATTCGGTGGAGTCCTTGGGCTTTTGCAGCGT GATGCCTCTGGCAGCTGTCGGCTACCTAGATGGGACCTTGGCCATCTATGACTTGGCTACGCAGACTCTTAGGCATCAGTGCCAGCACCAG TCGGGCATcgtgcagctgctgtgggaagCAGGCACCGCCGTGGTTTACACCTGCAGCCTGGATGGGATCGTGCGCCTCTGGGATGCCCGGACTGGCCGCCTACTTACCGACTACCGGGGCCACACGGCTGAGATCCTGGACTTCGCTCTCAGCAA AGATGCCTCCCTGGTGGTGACCACATCAGGAGACCACAAAGCGAAAGTATTTTGTGTCCAGAGGCCTGATCGTTAA
- the GPBAR1 gene encoding G-protein coupled bile acid receptor 1, which translates to MMPNNTGEVPSSIPKGVLGLSLTLASLIVTANLLLALGIAWDRRLRSPPAGCFFLSLLLAGLLTGLALPTLPGLWSQSHRGYWSCLLLYLAPNFSFLSLLANLLLVHRERYMTVLRPLRPPGSTRLALLLTWAGPLLFASLPALGWNHWTPGANCSSQAIFPAPYLYLEIYGLLLPAVGAAAFLSVRVLATAHRQLQDIQRLERAVCRDAPSALARALTWRQARAQAGAMLLFGLCWGPYVATLLLSVLAYEQRLPLGPGTLLSLLSLGSASAAAVPVAMGLGDQRYTAPWRAAAQRCLQSLWGRASRDSPSPSTAYHASSHSSIDLDLN; encoded by the coding sequence ATGATGCCCAACAACACGGGGGAGGTGCCCAGCTCCATTCCCAAAGGGGTTCTGGGGCTCTCCCTCACCCTGGCAAGCCTCATAGTCACTGCGAACCTGCTCCTGGCTCTGGGCATTGCCTGGGACCGCCGCCTGCGCAGCCCACCTGCTGGCTGCTTCTTCCTGAGCCTGCTGCTGGCTGGGCTGCTCACGGGTCTGGCATTGCCCACGTTGCCAGGGCTGTGGAGCCAGAGTCACCGGGGTTACTGGTCCTGCCTTCTCCTCTACTTGGCTCCCaacttctccttcctctctctgcttGCCAACCTCCTGCTGGTGCACAGGGAGCGCTACATGACAGTCCTGAGGCCACTCCGGCCCCCTGGGAGCACACGGCTGGCCCTGCTCCTCACCTGGGCAGGCCCCCTGCTCTTTGCCAGTCTGCCGGCTCTGGGGTGGAACCACTGGACCCCTGGTGCCAACTGCAGCTCCCAGGCTATCTTCCCAGCCCCCTACCTCTACCTTGAAATCTACGGGCTCCTCCTGCCCGCCGTGGGTGCTGCCGCCTTCCTCTCTGTCCGTGTGCTGGCCACTGCCCACCGCCAGCTGCAGGACATACAGCGGCTAGAGCGGGCAGTGTGCCGTGATGCACCCTCGGCCCTGGCCCGGGCCCTCACCTGGAGGCAGGCAAGGGCACAGGCTGGAGCCATGCTGCTCTTTGGGCTGTGCTGGGGGCCCTATGTGGCCACGCTGCTCCTCTCAGTCCTGGCCTACGAGCAGCGCCTGCCGCTTGGGCCTGGAACTCTGTTGTCCCTCCTCTCCCTGGGAAGTGCCAGTGCAGCGGCTGTGCCTGTGGCCATGGGGCTGGGCGACCAACGCTACACAGCCCCCTGGAGGGCAGCTGCCCAAAGGTGCCTGCAGAGCCTTTGGGGAAGAGCCTCCCGGGACAGTCCCAGCCCTAGCACTGCCTATCATGCAAGCAGCCACAGCAGCATCGACCTGGACTTGAACTAA